A region from the Fusarium musae strain F31 chromosome 1, whole genome shotgun sequence genome encodes:
- the PRR1 gene encoding serine/threonine protein kinase prr1, producing MSSNILSIPFRKSAQLSLASTIRQYINTKYDQHPDMFKHDLEVIDALRRDAVNVREPHPSGIKKLQAYAGQLVWVGGKFPIDIGAEFSWYPALGYNTERPMVRNNLKYELMNILYNLASLYSQLAINTPRGNTEGLKSAANYFSLAAGVLSHMQKEILPELRMSDPPEDMDHDTLESLTQLLLAQSQECFWQKAVMDGYKDASIAKLAARVSDLYNFAGEAAMKSEAISSAWIHHMSAKHHHFAAAAQYRAACDCLEKRKYGEEVARLKDAVSCATEGIKEARSGYLGKTVVDDLNGLKRKVEEDLKRAEKDNDVIYLIAVPPKSELKILDRANMAVARVPPQVANPYDYFGDHAEFGPALFSRLVPFSVHVATSIYEERRDRMVSQNIIPELESLTDKIHEILTSLGLPGSLQALEKPLGLPPSLVQHAEEIRQADAIGRVQKGFADIDKLRSGDMAIFEEGKAALASEEEEDQRLRMRYGTDRWVRPESRQDPQGGKLWQHASEIESYFQSSVSSDAVVREKFGAIQDLLAILSGPDRDLMDSVPSSRRVDIPETLKPVIGRLRGAYNDVLRLESRRRKKVESLRENARRDDIKPDILKEAARLERAYPNTALVPAHFEEFFDKRLDKLYEPEVEAIDKEAKDQERLLADVQRINREFESQKRQMGERGNRERELALQKLDNAYFKYKEIINNLEVGRKFYNDLNKIVGQGFRDVIRGWVAQRRMEARALEEEINMPTLSNLNISHQQPPAQSPMPSHQDPSHSYAPPPQQPPQPVQSPAQANIQSWGETVQQPKPVQPTPVGAMWTPGMGIKFGQSGGSGQPPAPGTWNPNSGIKFG from the exons ATGTCGTC AAACATCCTTTCCATCCCCTTTCGCAAGTCGGCCCAGTTGTCGCTTGCCTCGACGATTCGGCAGTATATCAACACTAAATATGATCAGCACCCGGATATGTTCAAGCATGACCTCGAGGTCATTGATGCCCTTCGGCGCGATGCGGTGAATGTTCGAGAGCCGCATCCGAGCGGAATTAAGAAGCTACAAGCGTATGCCGGGCAGCTTGTTTGGGTGGGGGGCAAGTTTCCTATAGAT ATTGGCGCTGAATTTTCGTGGTATCCTGCGCTTGGATACAACACTGAGCGCCCCATGGTGCGAAACAACCTCAAGTACGAGCTTATGAACATTCTCTACAACCTCGCCTCCCTCTACTCCCAGCTCGCCATCAATACGCCGCGAGGCAATACCGAAGGTCTCAAATCAGCAGCGAACTACTTCTCCCTCGCTGCCGGCGTGCTCTCACACATGCAAAAAGAGATCCTCCCTGAGTTACGAATGTCCGATCCTCCCGAAGACATGGACCACGACACACTCGAGTCCTTGACCCAACTACTCCTCGCCCAGAGTCAAGAATGCTTCTGGCAAAAGGCCGTTATGGACGGCTATAAAGATGCGTCAATCGCCAAGCTCGCCGCTCGAGTGTCCGACCTGTATAACTTTGCTGGCGAAGCTGCTATGAAGAGTGAAGCCATAAGCAGTGCCTGGATCCACCACATGAGCGCCAAGCATCATCactttgctgctgctgcgcaaTACCGAGCTGCATGCGATTGTCTGGAAAAGCGAAAATATGGAGAGGAGGTGGCGCGACTCAAGGATGCTGTTTCTTGTGCGACGGAGGGCATTAAGGAGGCCCGAAGTGGCTATCTTGGCAAGACGGTGGTTGATGACCTCAATGGATTGAAGCGCAAGGTTGAGGAAGATTTGAAGCGAGCAGAGAAGGATAACGATGTTATCTACCTGA TTGCTGTACCACCAAAGTCGGAGCTCAAGATTCTTGATCGCGCAAACATGGCCGTAGCTCGGGTGCCACCGCAAGTTGCCAACCCCTATGACTACTTTGGAGACCACGCCGAATTCGGTCCAGCTTTGTTCTCTCGACTTGTCCCCTTCTCGGTGCACGTTGCCACATCGATTTACGAAGAACGACGCGATCGCATGGTTAGCCAGAATATTATTCCGGAACTTGAATCACTCACGGACAAGATTCACGAAATTCTCACATCCCTTGGGCTGCCTGGATCTTTACAAGCTCTTGAGAAACCTCTGGGTCTACCACCAAGCTTGGTTCAACATGCTGAAGAGATCAGACAAGCTGATGCCATTGGCAGAGTGCAAAAGGGCTTTGCGGATATCGACAAGTTGCGGTCTGGAGATATGGCAATCTTTGAAGAGGGCAAAGCGGCTCTGGCTtcggaggaagaggaagatcagCGATTACGGATGAGATACGGAACAGACCGATGGGTGCGACCCGAGAGTCGGCAAGATCCTCAAGGTGGAAAGCTTTGGCAGCACGCTTCTGAGATCGAGAGCTACTTTCAGAGCAGTGTCAGTAGCGATGCGGTCGTCAGGGAGAAGTTCGGCGCGATCCAGGATCTGCTTGCTATACTTTCCGGACCGGACCGAGATCTGATGGACTCTGTGCCGTCGAGCCGACGGGTTGACATACCCGAGACTTTGAAACCTGTCATAGGAAGATTGCGCGGCGCATACAACGACGTTCTTCGTCTTGAGAGCCGTCGTCGCAAGAAGGTTGAAAGTTTGCGGGAAAACGCCCGGCGCGACGACATCAAGCCGGACATCTTGAAGGAAGCAGCCCGATTGGAGCGAGCGTACCCTAACACAGCACTCGTCCCGGCTCACTTTGAGGAGTTTTTCGACAAACGACTTGATAAGTTGTATGAGCCCGAGGTTGAAGCGATTgacaaagaagccaaagaccaaGAACGTCTGTTGGCGGATGTTCAACGTATCAATCGCGAGTTTGAGTCGCAGAAGCGACAGATGGGTGAGCGCGGGAACCGAGAACGCGAGTTGGCTTTGCAGAAGCTTGATAATGCCTATTTTAAGTACAAGGAGATTATTAACAACCTCGAAGTTGGGCGCAAGTTTTACAATGATCTGAATAAGATTGTTGGGCAGGGCTTCCGCGATGTTATTCGCGGCTGGGTTGCTCAGCGTCGCATGGAAGCGCGAGCATTGGAAGA GGAAATTAACATGCCGACATTGTCAAACCTCAACAtctctcaccaacaaccccCGGCCCAAAGCCCAATGCCGTCACACCAAGACCCCTCCCACTCAtatgcaccaccaccacaacaaCCCCCTCAACCTGTGCAGAGCCCAGCGCAGGCAAACATACAGTCTTGGGGAGAGACGGTACAGCAGCCAAAGCCAGTACAACCAACGCCGGTTGGTGCAATGTGGACTCCTGGTATGGGTATCAAATTTGGTCAGTCTGGTGGTTCAGGACAACCTCCTGCACCTGGGACGTGGAATCCTAACTCTGGCATCAAGTTTGGTTGA
- a CDS encoding hypothetical protein (EggNog:ENOG41), with protein MSKQDSFDDGDLPPPYTESGPSASEPRQSVTTIFSSHLNNLPLRIQSVQAVRNSARDERDSEILTLLLPHIEDMLSSIAAMDPPPRVVEMTMVPEEAVGEGWFFSDEDRSRTVVRVREDRKLVGDQKKPVKKSEPPKNRAFDEWGRWEDDNQESTTDDVLWWSDHDMAVRLAKYISPERVDRQVVKAHFEQAKKASRWGLFKKSEPSTPPTPILKAQEEEPVTMTVKAEEVTFRRENEMGIWEGKTGWGLVVKVKLRQ; from the coding sequence ATGTCTAAGCAAGACTCCTTCGATGACGGGGATCTTCCTCCCCCATACACTGAATCCGGTCCCTCAGCATCAGAACCTCGACAATCAGTCACGACAATCTTCTCCTCACATCTAAACAACCTCCCCCTACGCATTCAATCCGTTCAAGCAGTTCGCAACTCAGCGCGCGATGAACGAGACAGCGAAATACTCACCCTCTTGTTGCCTCACATCGAGGATATGCTCTCATCAATAGCAGCCATGGATCCGCCACCACGAGTTGTCGAAATGACCATGGTGCCAGAAGAAGCAGTTGGTGAAGGGTGGTTCTTTAGCGATGAAGATCGATCCCGAACTGTTGTGCGTGTAAGAGAAGATCGCAAGCTAGTAGGTGATCAAAAGAAACCTGTCAAGAAAAGTGAACCTCCCAAAAACAGAGCCTTTGATGAATGGGGCCGCTGGGAAGACGACAACCAAGAATCTACCACAGACGACGTTCTCTGGTGGTCAGACCACGACATGGCAGTCCGTCTAGCAAAGTACATATCCCCAGAACGAGTTGACCGTCAGGTCGTCAAGGCACATTTTGAACAAGCAAAGAAAGCATCAAGATGGGGCTTGTTCAAGAAATCTGAACCATCGactccaccaacaccaataTTAAAGGCACAAGAGGAAGAACCGGTTACTATGAcggtcaaggctgaggaggttACGTTTCGGCGGGAGAACGAGATGGGTATTTGGGAGGGCAAGACAGGATGGGGCTTGGTGGTCAAGGTCAAGTTACGGCAGTGA